The following proteins are encoded in a genomic region of Acidobacteriota bacterium:
- a CDS encoding ABC transporter permease, with the protein MGELFTPAFILILLFSTVRLATPLIFAALGGLFSERAGVINIALEGLMLAGAFVGAVATYELQNPYIGFICGIVAGAFVALIYAVAVIKFEADQVVAGFAITMLMIGLPAVISSRIYDSAGSTQQIAKEFLLPYFYNRVSIASILAFVLVPVCWYVLYKTPFGLRLRATGENPEAADAAGVNVIRLRYIAVVISGVLAAAGGAYLSIGQSSLFTRGMTAGRGYIALAALILAKWKPIPVLFACLFFGFTEALAIQLQGVVKMPSGEDIPVQFIQMIPYVLTIIVLAGFIGLSRAPKALGIPYRKEN; encoded by the coding sequence GTGGGCGAATTATTTACACCGGCATTTATTCTGATCTTGCTGTTTTCGACGGTGCGACTCGCAACGCCGCTCATTTTCGCTGCGCTAGGCGGCCTGTTCTCTGAGCGAGCAGGTGTGATCAACATTGCTCTCGAAGGACTAATGCTGGCGGGGGCCTTTGTCGGGGCCGTGGCAACGTATGAACTTCAGAATCCCTATATCGGTTTCATATGCGGAATTGTCGCCGGTGCGTTTGTCGCTTTGATTTATGCAGTAGCCGTGATCAAATTCGAGGCCGATCAGGTCGTTGCCGGGTTTGCAATTACGATGCTGATGATCGGTTTGCCGGCAGTGATCAGCAGCAGGATCTATGACTCGGCCGGGTCGACCCAGCAGATCGCCAAGGAATTTTTGCTTCCTTATTTTTACAACCGCGTCTCGATAGCATCGATCTTGGCGTTTGTCCTAGTGCCCGTTTGCTGGTACGTACTTTACAAAACGCCGTTCGGACTGCGTCTTCGGGCGACGGGCGAAAACCCTGAAGCTGCTGACGCTGCCGGCGTAAACGTTATCCGTCTGCGATACATCGCCGTCGTCATCTCAGGGGTTCTGGCCGCGGCCGGCGGCGCATATCTCTCGATCGGCCAGTCGTCATTATTCACTCGCGGAATGACTGCCGGCCGAGGCTATATCGCCCTCGCGGCATTGATCCTCGCAAAGTGGAAACCGATCCCTGTCCTGTTCGCTTGTCTTTTTTTCGGATTTACTGAGGCTTTAGCGATCCAATTACAAGGTGTAGTAAAAATGCCGTCCGGTGAAGACATCCCGGTCCAATTCATCCAGATGATCCCGTATGTTTTGACGATCATCGTCCTCGCTGGATTTATCGGCCTGTCACGGGCTCCAAAGGCGTTAGGAATTCCATATAGAAAAGAGAACTAG
- a CDS encoding ABC transporter permease encodes MTISGGLAGMVAIGEVLGYRYRYYDGFSDGWGFLGIAVALLGRNHPLGIFFAAIFFAVLKRGEIFVDIETKYVSKDLVEVLQAIIIIFVASLQRFTRK; translated from the coding sequence ATGACGATCTCGGGCGGCTTGGCCGGAATGGTCGCCATCGGCGAGGTGCTCGGCTATCGATACCGTTACTACGACGGCTTCTCCGACGGCTGGGGATTTCTGGGGATCGCGGTAGCTTTGCTGGGCCGAAACCATCCGCTCGGGATCTTTTTCGCCGCTATCTTTTTCGCTGTTCTGAAACGCGGCGAGATCTTTGTGGATATCGAAACAAAATACGTTTCAAAAGATCTGGTCGAAGTACTTCAGGCGATCATCATTATATTTGTGGCTTCTCTACAGAGATTTACGAGGAAATAG
- a CDS encoding ABC transporter permease — MKILREVLWPLIAVLAAFVVGGIIVLLIGDSPFQTFYQLIGNSFGSLNDFGYTLFIATPLIFTGLAVAVAFRCGLLNIGAEGQLYVAAFATAWVGIKFGGTMVNIFGKEENWSWYSLPAVLLVLLCIVTAVVAGGVWGAIPGILKAKFGSHEVINTIMLNFIGVALVSYFTQYYFKIPGDPIMQTAEIGPAAHIPRISQYIPGMPDFVPLSVAFLLAILMCVLVYIFLWKTKWGYELRAVGENPSAAEYGGISPKSRSSSR, encoded by the coding sequence ATGAAGATTCTTCGCGAAGTTTTATGGCCGTTGATCGCCGTTTTGGCGGCGTTCGTTGTCGGCGGGATCATTGTGTTGCTGATCGGTGACAGTCCTTTCCAGACCTTTTACCAGCTTATCGGCAATTCCTTTGGTTCGCTCAACGACTTTGGCTACACGCTGTTCATTGCGACGCCGCTGATCTTTACGGGCCTAGCGGTTGCTGTCGCGTTTCGATGCGGATTGCTGAATATTGGAGCTGAAGGCCAATTGTATGTCGCCGCATTTGCGACGGCATGGGTCGGCATCAAGTTTGGGGGGACTATGGTCAATATCTTCGGAAAGGAAGAGAACTGGTCATGGTACAGTTTGCCGGCGGTTTTGCTTGTCTTACTTTGTATCGTCACGGCGGTGGTTGCGGGCGGTGTTTGGGGAGCGATCCCTGGAATACTGAAAGCAAAATTTGGCTCGCACGAAGTGATCAATACGATCATGCTGAACTTTATCGGCGTCGCCTTGGTCAGCTATTTTACACAGTATTATTTTAAGATCCCGGGCGACCCGATCATGCAGACCGCCGAAATAGGCCCGGCGGCCCATATTCCAAGAATCAGCCAGTACATTCCCGGAATGCCCGATTTTGTGCCGCTAAGTGTCGCCTTTTTGTTGGCAATATTGATGTGTGTGCTTGTCTACATTTTCTTATGGAAAACAAAATGGGGCTATGAGCTGAGAGCTGTCGGGGAAAATCCGTCCGCAGCGGAATACGGCGGCATTTCACCAAAAAGCAGATCATCATCGCGATGA